A window of Bradyrhizobium diazoefficiens genomic DNA:
CGGTGGTCTTGACGTCGCCTGTGGCGAACACGCCCTGCTTGACGCCGTCGGTCAGGATCGCCGCGATCTGGTCGATCATGGTGTCCTTGTGACACTTGACGGCTGCGCAGGCCTCACGCGCCAGCGTCAGATAGGTCTCGAACATCTCGGGATCATCGAGCACGCGCGAACGTTTGGCGGCGAACAGTGTGCGCAGCCAGCGCTCGAGCCGGCCCGGCGCCGGGCCCTGCTCCTGGGCGATCGCCAGCAATGGCGCGTCGATGCGGTCGAGCCAGCGTTTCGCGACGGCCTCGCGCAGCGAGGCCTTGCTCGGGAAATGGCGATAGACGCTGCCGTGGCTCACATCGAGCGCACGAGCCACGTCGACCACGGTGGCCTTGGCAAGCCCAAAACGCCTGAGCACGTCCTCGGTGACTTCGAGGATCCGCTCCGGCGTCAAGACAACAGCTTCATTCATGCCAGCACCATGTTCCCGTTCGGGGCTCAGTTACCCGGCAGTAGGGCCGCTTCCGAAGCGCCCTGGCCGGTCGTTTCGGAAAGCCTATGCCTTAATGAGGCAGTTTTGCAGCCTGCGCCGCGATCTGGCGCGCCACCAGCAGATTGAGCCAATGCCCAATCACGCCGGTGAAGTTGAGGATTTCGGTCGTCATTGTCTTAAGTCTCCATTCATCCGCGGTCCCCGTTCTTCAATCCGCCCTCCGATCCAAACTGCTTCGGATGTCAGGCTCCCCGGGGCTTGTCGCGGGACACCCAATCGGAGCGTCCGGGAAGGGATATACATGTCTCGCTGACAGATTTCAATATCTGTTATTCAATGATCCGTGACTGACAGCCCTTTTTTTGCTCCCACGGCCAGCCGGTCTCGGCTTCCACCGGTGGATTAGCCGCTCCCCGCCCCCACTCCGTAGGCGGACCGTTTGTTTCGCCCTGCCTGCTCTGCTAAATCACGGCGTAAAAAGCATTTTGGCCGGAGCCGCCCCCACTGGATCATTCCCTGGGTCGCCCCGCCCACCTTCCTGGAGTCGCCCGATGATCCCCCGCTATACCCGTCCCGAAATGGCCTCGATCTGGGAGCCGCAGACCCGGTTCAAGATCTGGTTCGAGATCGAGGCGCACGCGGCGGACGCCCTCGCCGAGCTTGGAACCATCCCCAAGGAGGCTGCCAGGACGGTCTGGGCCAAGGCCAGGAACGCCACCTTCGACGTTGCCCGCATCGACGAGATCGAGCGCGAGACCAAGCACGACGTCATCGCCTTTCTCACTCACCTCGCCGAGATCGTCGGCCCCGAGGCGCGCTTCGTCCATCAGGGCATGACCTCCTCCGATGTGCTCGACACCTGCCTCAACGTCCAGCTCACCCGTGCCGCGGACCTGCTGCTCGCCGACCTCGACAAGGTGCTGGCCGCGCTGAAGAAGCGCGCCTTCGAGCACAAGATGACGCCGACCATCGGCCGCAGCCACGGCATCCATGCCGAGCCCGTCACCTTCGGCCTCAAGCTCGCCTATGCCTACGCCGAATTCTCGCGCGCCAAGGAGCGCCTGATCGCGGCGCGGGAAGAAGTCGCAACCTGCGCCATCTCCGGCGCCGTCGGCACGTTCGCGCAGATCGATCCCCGCGTCGAAGAGCATGTCGCGAAAGCCATGGGCCTCATCCCCGAACCGATCTCGACGCAGGTCATCCCGCGCGACCGCCACGCGATGTACTTCTCGACCCTTGGTGTGATCGCTTCCTCGGTCGAGCGCATCGCCGTGGAGATCCGCCACATGCAGCGCACCGAAGTGCTGGAGGCTGAAGAGTTCTTCTCGGAGGGACAGAAGGGCTCCTCCGCGATGCCGCACAAGCGCAATCCGGTGCTGTCGGAGAACCTCACCGGCCTTTCCCGCATGGTGCGGGCCTACGTGACGCCGGCGCTGGAGAACGTCGTGCTGTGGCACGAGCGCGACA
This region includes:
- a CDS encoding TetR family transcriptional regulator, which codes for MNEAVVLTPERILEVTEDVLRRFGLAKATVVDVARALDVSHGSVYRHFPSKASLREAVAKRWLDRIDAPLLAIAQEQGPAPGRLERWLRTLFAAKRSRVLDDPEMFETYLTLAREACAAVKCHKDTMIDQIAAILTDGVKQGVFATGDVKTTARAIFDATVRFHHPAHADEWKDADLSARVDATLALLLRGLKPG
- the purB gene encoding adenylosuccinate lyase, which codes for MIPRYTRPEMASIWEPQTRFKIWFEIEAHAADALAELGTIPKEAARTVWAKARNATFDVARIDEIERETKHDVIAFLTHLAEIVGPEARFVHQGMTSSDVLDTCLNVQLTRAADLLLADLDKVLAALKKRAFEHKMTPTIGRSHGIHAEPVTFGLKLAYAYAEFSRAKERLIAAREEVATCAISGAVGTFAQIDPRVEEHVAKAMGLIPEPISTQVIPRDRHAMYFSTLGVIASSVERIAVEIRHMQRTEVLEAEEFFSEGQKGSSAMPHKRNPVLSENLTGLSRMVRAYVTPALENVVLWHERDISHSSAERMMGPDATVTLDFALVRLAGLIDKLLVYPANMQKNLDRLGGLVHSQRVLLALTQKGASREDSYKLVQRNAMPVWRGEGDFLQLLKKDTEVKKYLTDAEIEEQFDLGYHLKHVDTIFKRVFGES